GCCGGGAAAGAAATATTCCTGGTATGTCATGCCGGCGGTGGCCCATGCGGGGGCTTTAAAGGAACCGCGCAAGCCGGCCCCGAACAGAATCCAGAACAGAATCGGCTGGATCATTGCCCCGATCACGCGGGTGCGTTGCCGGACAAACCGCACGACTTCGCGCTGAGCGAGTGTCAATATCGGAAGCAAAAACAATTTGGTGGTTCCAGCAGGCGGAAGCGAAGCGGGGTGGTTCATACTAATTCCTCCGCTTGCCAGAATTGATGTCCGGTTTCATGGATAAAGACATCTTCGAGCGTCGGCTTTCCGAGGGAGACGGATGTGACGAGTTCGGGAAAGGCGTCGATCAGATCTTTGAGGAGTTCGTGTCCGCGAGGATGTTCGAGCCGCAGGCTGTGATTGACGGTTTGCGGAGTGACGCCGAATTTAGCTGAGATCTGTTGGCTCAACTGTTCGAGGTCATCCGAGTGAATCGTGAGGCAATCGCCGCCGACTGAGGCCCGTAATTCATCGGGCGTTCCGAGTGCCACCAGTTCACCCTGATGCAGAATTCCCAATCGGTCACAGTGTTCTGCTTCTTCCATTAAGTGGGTTGTGATGAGAATGGTTACACTCTCTTCGTGCTGCAGCTGTTTCAGATATTTCCAGAGATCATGACGTGCGCCAGGATCGAGGCCGGTACTCGGTTCGTCGAGCAGCAGGACCTGCGGCGAATGCAACAGACCTTTGGCGATTTCCACGCGACGTTTCAAACCGCCGGACAGTGATTCTGCCAGATCGTGTTTGCGGTCAGTCAGTCCCAGATGTTGCAGCGCCGATTGAATGCGTTCTCGCATCAATGCTCCGGAAATGCCGTAGAGGTGAGCCTGATGTTTCAGGTTTTCCTGCACCGTTAATTTGCCGTCCAGACTGGGAGATTGAAAGGTCACACCGATCAACGTGCGGATCTGTCGTGCATGTGTCGCGAGATCCAGTTCGGCAATCGAGGCGGAACCGGACTGGATTGGCAGGAGTGTTGAGAGTAGACGGAACAGGGTTGTTTTTCCGCCGCCGTTCGGTCCCAGTAGGCCAAAGATTTCCGAGGAACGGACTTCAAAGCTGAGTTGATTCAGAGCCAGCCGTTCCCCGTATCGGTGGGAGATTTCGTTGACACGGATTTGGGAAGCCGTTTCCTGAATTTGTGAATTATTGG
This window of the Gimesia fumaroli genome carries:
- a CDS encoding ABC transporter ATP-binding protein, which translates into the protein MPNNSQIQETASQIRVNEISHRYGERLALNQLSFEVRSSEIFGLLGPNGGGKTTLFRLLSTLLPIQSGSASIAELDLATHARQIRTLIGVTFQSPSLDGKLTVQENLKHQAHLYGISGALMRERIQSALQHLGLTDRKHDLAESLSGGLKRRVEIAKGLLHSPQVLLLDEPSTGLDPGARHDLWKYLKQLQHEESVTILITTHLMEEAEHCDRLGILHQGELVALGTPDELRASVGGDCLTIHSDDLEQLSQQISAKFGVTPQTVNHSLRLEHPRGHELLKDLIDAFPELVTSVSLGKPTLEDVFIHETGHQFWQAEELV